In one window of Desulforhabdus amnigena DNA:
- a CDS encoding site-specific integrase: MKDYYEKSIRALQLAGMSERTQECYTRAVRLLVDFYKKTPDQISEPELEDYFLHRRNTDKWSAATLRIAYSGIKFFFVNVLQRYCQLNCVNSLSLQLLPKRQILSHFSKRV; the protein is encoded by the coding sequence ATGAAAGACTATTACGAGAAGTCCATCAGAGCCCTTCAGCTCGCAGGAATGAGCGAGCGCACTCAAGAGTGCTACACGCGCGCGGTACGTCTGCTTGTAGACTTCTACAAGAAGACCCCCGATCAGATCAGCGAGCCCGAACTGGAAGACTACTTTCTCCACCGCAGAAACACCGACAAATGGTCTGCCGCCACACTTCGTATCGCATACAGTGGCATCAAGTTCTTTTTTGTCAACGTGCTTCAACGGTACTGTCAACTGAATTGTGTAAATTCTTTAAGCCTCCAATTGCTTCCAAAGAGGCAAATTCTTTCGCACTTTTCCAAGAGGGTTTGA
- a CDS encoding type II toxin-antitoxin system HicB family antitoxin has translation MNKYEIIIYWSNEDQVFVAEAPELPGCVAHGETEELALKNIKDAIRLWIDIAREFGDPVPEPKGRRLMYA, from the coding sequence ATGAATAAGTATGAAATCATCATATATTGGAGCAATGAGGATCAGGTTTTTGTGGCAGAAGCACCAGAACTGCCCGGCTGTGTGGCTCATGGAGAAACCGAGGAATTGGCACTCAAAAATATCAAGGATGCTATCCGGTTATGGATCGATATAGCTCGGGAATTTGGAGATCCGGTGCCGGAGCCTAAAGGACGTCGTCTGATGTACGCATGA
- a CDS encoding acyl-CoA dehydrogenase family protein: MKAFQGVDYYHVDDLLSEKERHLRDKVRDWVESRYMPHAADYFEEGIFPEKLIPEMAQLGLLGIKLKEFGGGGANNVMYGLACQELERGDSGLRSFVSVMNSLVMHPIAAFGTEEQKNRWLPAMIRGEKIGCFGMTEPEAGSDPQHMQTRAQREGDEYILKGRKMWITNGNIADVALIWAQTGEGIRGFLVERGTPGFKAHPIKRKFSMRASVTSALVLDDVHIPAENLLPGTTGLRSALSCLNEARYGIAWGTVGAAMACYETALNYAKTRIQFQVPIASFQLVQSKLVKMLTEITKAQLLCMHLGRMKDEGKARHTHISMAKMNNASEALKIARAARDILAANGISLGYPVIRHLLNLETVNTYEGTQDIHTLVLGHDITGIQAFAPEAT, translated from the coding sequence ATGAAAGCATTCCAGGGAGTGGATTACTATCATGTGGATGACCTGCTCTCGGAAAAAGAGCGTCACCTGCGCGATAAGGTCCGGGATTGGGTTGAAAGCCGGTATATGCCACACGCAGCCGATTATTTCGAAGAAGGGATCTTCCCTGAGAAGCTCATTCCCGAAATGGCGCAACTGGGCCTCTTGGGAATCAAACTCAAAGAATTCGGAGGCGGGGGCGCAAACAATGTGATGTACGGACTGGCCTGTCAGGAACTGGAGCGAGGGGACAGCGGTCTGCGCTCGTTCGTTTCCGTAATGAATTCTCTCGTCATGCACCCCATAGCCGCCTTCGGGACGGAAGAACAAAAAAATCGCTGGCTCCCCGCCATGATCCGCGGAGAAAAGATCGGCTGCTTCGGCATGACCGAACCCGAAGCCGGCTCAGATCCTCAACACATGCAGACACGGGCGCAAAGGGAAGGGGATGAGTATATCCTGAAAGGCCGGAAGATGTGGATCACCAACGGCAATATCGCCGACGTCGCCCTCATTTGGGCTCAAACCGGAGAAGGCATCCGCGGATTTCTGGTGGAGCGGGGGACTCCCGGCTTCAAAGCGCATCCTATTAAGCGCAAATTTTCCATGCGCGCGTCGGTGACTTCCGCTCTTGTTTTGGATGACGTGCACATCCCTGCAGAAAACCTCCTGCCCGGCACAACGGGGCTCCGATCGGCCCTGAGCTGCCTCAACGAAGCGCGGTACGGCATCGCATGGGGAACGGTGGGTGCCGCCATGGCCTGCTATGAAACCGCTCTCAATTACGCCAAAACCCGCATTCAGTTCCAGGTGCCCATAGCCTCCTTCCAGCTCGTACAGAGCAAACTGGTCAAAATGCTGACCGAGATCACCAAGGCTCAACTGCTCTGCATGCATCTCGGACGCATGAAGGACGAAGGCAAAGCCCGCCACACTCACATTTCCATGGCCAAGATGAACAATGCATCCGAAGCGCTCAAGATCGCCCGCGCTGCCCGTGACATCCTGGCCGCAAACGGCATCAGCCTGGGATATCCCGTCATCCGGCATCTCCTGAACCTGGAAACGGTAAACACTTACGAGGGAACGCAGGACATTCACACACTGGTCCTCGGGCACGACATCACGGGAATTCAGGCATTCGCCCCCGAGGCCACGTGA
- a CDS encoding group II intron maturase-specific domain-containing protein, translated as MIREHVGAPMPALIKKLNTTLRGWANYHRHVVASEAFSRIDTYVHEQLWRMVRRRHSGKSAQWLIKQYWSAAEKNVFAVLAKTAKKLYRVMRVSAMGIRRSMKIKADANPYLPEYAAYFWRRRNKKDSKLLPAMSARELRAMASA; from the coding sequence ATGATCCGTGAACACGTCGGCGCGCCGATGCCGGCCTTGATCAAGAAGCTCAATACAACGCTTCGGGGTTGGGCCAACTACCACCGCCACGTGGTGGCGTCGGAAGCCTTCAGTCGTATCGACACGTATGTTCATGAACAACTCTGGCGCATGGTACGCCGACGGCATTCAGGGAAGTCCGCGCAATGGCTGATCAAGCAATACTGGTCGGCCGCCGAAAAGAATGTATTCGCCGTTCTGGCCAAGACCGCAAAGAAACTCTACCGGGTCATGCGAGTGAGCGCTATGGGTATTCGGAGATCTATGAAGATCAAAGCGGATGCTAATCCTTATCTTCCCGAGTACGCTGCCTACTTCTGGCGTCGACGGAACAAGAAGGATAGCAAGCTGCTGCCGGCCATGTCAGCCCGGGAATTGCGGGCGATGGCTTCGGCTTAG
- a CDS encoding IS5 family transposase yields the protein MERRRYDTDLTDKQWETLLALLMEHVFTKRLGRPRVICLREIFDAILYVVRTGCQWRMLPHDFPKWQTVYYHLRQFRIRGTWEQISDLLRVGVRVSVGRDACPSAAIIDSQSVKTTEAGGPHGYDAGKKINGRKRHIVVDTMGLLLAVVVHVAAIQDRDGAKLVMMRIAGRFSRLKLIWADGGYARKLVDWAQAFGSWILEIVKRPEGQKGFVVLPRRWVVERTFGWIGRSRRLSKDYEELEKTSEAMVHISMIHLMIKRLSPS from the coding sequence ATGGAACGGCGCCGATATGACACGGATCTTACCGACAAGCAGTGGGAAACACTTTTGGCATTGTTGATGGAACACGTTTTCACCAAACGCTTGGGCCGACCACGCGTGATCTGCCTGCGGGAGATTTTCGATGCAATCCTCTACGTTGTCCGGACTGGTTGCCAATGGCGCATGCTGCCCCATGACTTTCCGAAATGGCAGACCGTCTACTACCACCTTCGGCAGTTCCGAATCCGAGGCACGTGGGAACAAATATCGGATCTCTTGCGCGTTGGGGTACGAGTCAGCGTGGGGAGGGACGCCTGCCCAAGCGCTGCGATCATTGACAGTCAAAGCGTGAAGACCACCGAAGCGGGTGGCCCTCACGGTTATGACGCCGGGAAAAAGATCAACGGTCGCAAGCGTCACATCGTGGTCGATACGATGGGGCTCCTGCTCGCAGTGGTCGTACACGTAGCAGCCATTCAAGACAGAGATGGCGCAAAGCTGGTCATGATGAGAATCGCCGGACGCTTTTCTCGACTCAAACTCATCTGGGCAGACGGCGGTTACGCCAGAAAGCTGGTTGATTGGGCGCAAGCCTTTGGAAGCTGGATTCTCGAAATCGTCAAGCGTCCAGAAGGCCAAAAGGGTTTTGTTGTTCTTCCTCGCAGGTGGGTCGTCGAACGCACGTTCGGGTGGATTGGCCGTTCCCGGCGGCTCAGCAAAGACTACGAGGAATTGGAGAAGACCAGCGAGGCCATGGTTCATATCAGTATGATCCACTTGATGATCAAGCGATTGTCGCCGTCATGA
- a CDS encoding sensor histidine kinase yields the protein MTERTQTREQLMCELDRLRRKIARLEANEKKHPMGTAWEKFYNDSFLESVERCRMLYEAAPIMLHSIDSNDRIIHVSNHWLKTLGYEASEVLGRKSTDFLTEASRRYAEEVVLPEFFEKGFCRDVEYEYVKKNKEILKVLLSAVAEKDETGKVVRSMVILTDITARKRAEEEIIRQNKFLNNILEALTYPFYVLDANDYTIQMANSAAVHGPIPPAMTCYALTHRRSAPCDGSEHRCPLETVKATKRPVTVEHLHYDRHGNLRNVEVHAYPIFDEKGEVFQIIEYSLDITERERMERALRENAEKIKRFAYSVSHDIKSPAVGINGLTRLLYKKYANILDEKGKKYCEQILKASEQVVALVEEINVFIRTKETPLNFERIQPTEVIEMVRDEFCALLGVRQIQWVHQERIPPIKADRLSLLRVFRNLVDNALKYGGPAMSEIRIGYRDDGKFHVFSVSDDGVGIRREECEGIFELFRRNETSKGVEGTGLGLAIVKEVVEKHRGKVWVDTEIGRGATFYFSISKEL from the coding sequence ATGACAGAAAGAACTCAGACCCGAGAACAGCTGATGTGCGAGTTGGACCGACTGCGCCGGAAGATTGCGCGACTGGAGGCAAATGAAAAAAAGCATCCGATGGGTACAGCTTGGGAAAAGTTCTACAATGACTCTTTTCTCGAGAGTGTGGAGCGCTGCCGCATGCTGTATGAAGCGGCTCCCATCATGCTGCATTCCATTGACTCCAACGACAGGATCATCCATGTGAGCAATCACTGGCTGAAGACCCTGGGCTACGAAGCATCCGAAGTTCTTGGTCGAAAATCTACAGATTTTTTGACGGAGGCTTCGCGCCGGTACGCCGAAGAGGTGGTTCTTCCGGAGTTCTTTGAAAAAGGGTTTTGCCGGGATGTGGAGTACGAATACGTCAAGAAGAATAAAGAAATTCTGAAAGTACTCCTTTCAGCTGTTGCGGAAAAGGATGAGACCGGCAAGGTGGTGCGATCCATGGTCATTTTGACCGACATCACCGCGCGGAAACGGGCCGAAGAGGAAATCATCCGGCAGAACAAGTTTCTGAACAATATTCTGGAAGCCCTGACCTATCCCTTTTATGTCCTCGATGCCAATGATTATACAATTCAAATGGCCAATTCCGCGGCGGTTCACGGTCCCATACCACCCGCCATGACCTGCTATGCCCTGACTCACAGGAGGTCCGCTCCTTGCGATGGTTCCGAACACAGGTGTCCCCTGGAGACGGTCAAAGCGACAAAGAGGCCGGTCACCGTGGAGCACCTCCATTACGACCGGCATGGAAATCTCAGGAATGTGGAAGTGCATGCCTACCCCATTTTTGATGAGAAGGGAGAGGTCTTTCAGATCATTGAATATTCTCTCGATATCACCGAGCGGGAGCGGATGGAGCGGGCCCTTCGGGAGAATGCGGAAAAGATCAAGCGGTTTGCTTATTCCGTATCTCACGATATCAAGAGTCCTGCCGTCGGCATCAACGGATTGACGCGTCTTCTCTATAAAAAGTATGCGAATATTCTGGATGAGAAGGGAAAGAAATACTGTGAACAGATCCTGAAGGCTTCTGAACAGGTGGTTGCTCTTGTAGAGGAAATCAACGTTTTCATCAGAACCAAAGAGACGCCTCTCAATTTTGAAAGGATCCAGCCGACGGAAGTGATCGAGATGGTAAGGGACGAGTTTTGTGCCCTTCTTGGAGTTCGGCAGATCCAATGGGTGCATCAGGAAAGAATCCCACCCATAAAGGCCGACAGGCTTTCCCTCTTGCGGGTGTTCCGGAACCTGGTGGACAACGCTTTGAAATATGGCGGGCCGGCTATGAGCGAAATCCGTATCGGATACCGAGATGACGGCAAGTTTCATGTTTTTTCCGTGAGTGACGATGGGGTGGGAATCAGGAGGGAAGAATGTGAAGGAATTTTCGAGCTCTTTCGCCGGAATGAAACGTCCAAGGGGGTTGAGGGGACCGGCCTCGGATTGGCCATCGTAAAGGAAGTGGTGGAAAAACATCGTGGAAAGGTTTGGGTCGATACGGAAATCGGGAGGGGAGCGACCTTCTATTTTTCCATCAGCAAAGAGCTGTGA
- a CDS encoding YbaY family lipoprotein, whose amino-acid sequence MKNVWIFGVILLNFIAGCAVSKMAPGPPEIPIAKEAEVKDRNQLLVGIWTREIRDGVKGTEGLNIRKDGALELVNIYSLRGLNWRRDGETLVLTTNTEKYPEPYESRFKIEELTDSVLTLSAPEDYLAGTYSRQRGMGRQSERGKVAGTVTFSQRTVLPPQAVLQVSLVDVTRREVPAVPIGTQTVAHTRHVPISFEVSYDPADIQPNHRYEIEARITVGGKTLFTNTSPHPVLTQGNPDTVEVVVESGVSP is encoded by the coding sequence ATGAAAAACGTATGGATCTTCGGAGTGATCTTGCTGAATTTTATCGCCGGTTGCGCAGTTTCTAAGATGGCACCCGGGCCTCCCGAAATTCCCATTGCAAAGGAGGCGGAGGTGAAGGACAGGAACCAGCTTCTTGTGGGAATTTGGACGCGTGAGATCCGGGACGGTGTGAAGGGAACGGAAGGATTGAACATCCGGAAGGACGGCGCACTGGAACTGGTCAACATATACAGCTTGAGGGGGCTGAACTGGCGGCGCGATGGTGAGACGTTGGTGCTCACGACCAACACTGAGAAGTATCCCGAGCCCTATGAAAGCAGGTTCAAAATCGAGGAACTGACGGACTCGGTTTTGACATTGAGTGCTCCCGAGGATTACCTTGCCGGGACCTACAGCAGGCAGCGGGGAATGGGACGTCAGTCGGAACGGGGAAAGGTGGCGGGAACGGTCACCTTTTCGCAGCGGACGGTCCTTCCGCCCCAGGCGGTGCTTCAGGTCAGCCTGGTGGATGTTACCCGGCGTGAGGTGCCGGCCGTGCCCATTGGAACTCAGACCGTCGCTCATACCAGGCATGTGCCCATTTCCTTCGAAGTTTCTTATGACCCGGCAGACATCCAGCCGAATCACCGGTATGAAATCGAGGCCCGTATTACGGTGGGCGGGAAGACCCTTTTCACCAACACATCGCCCCATCCTGTCCTCACGCAGGGGAACCCCGATACGGTGGAAGTTGTAGTGGAATCAGGGGTCAGCCCTTGA
- a CDS encoding type II toxin-antitoxin system HicA family toxin: MGKYEKLLFRILRGTSDANIAFDDLRQLLLRLGFEERRRGSHHIFRRERIEEKINLQWDDGKAKAYQVRQVRAVILKYKLGGELENE, translated from the coding sequence ATGGGAAAATACGAGAAGCTGTTGTTCCGGATTCTGAGGGGCACATCAGATGCGAACATCGCGTTTGACGACCTGCGCCAACTTTTGCTGCGATTGGGTTTTGAAGAACGTAGGCGGGGCAGTCACCACATTTTCAGAAGAGAGCGGATTGAAGAGAAAATCAACCTGCAATGGGACGATGGCAAAGCCAAAGCTTATCAGGTGCGCCAAGTACGGGCAGTGATATTAAAGTATAAGCTGGGAGGCGAGCTGGAAAATGAATAA
- a CDS encoding Nramp family divalent metal transporter, giving the protein MPRESESKSKPRLLTDDRALEAASEILSGEYRKRGPARLLPFLGPAFIASVAYVDPGNFATNIQGGAQFGYTLLWVVVASNLMAMLIQVLSAKLGIGTGQNLAELCRCNFSRPTVIGMWLLMEVVAMATDLAEFIGAAVGFNLLLGLPLWIAGFLTAFATTLILGLERYGFRPLEAVITSLVGVISISYLIETILDKPDWGQVMYHAVVPHFAGNESVLLATGILGATVMPHVIFLHSALTQGRIVTRDPVQMKRLFSFEVADVTIAMGVAGLINAAMLLMAASTFHGHDVTNVATIEEAYLTLNPLLGSAASSIFAISLLASGLSSSSVGTMSGQVVMQGFLRQQIPVWIRRLVTMVPSLIVILIGLDPTRTLIISQVILSFGLPFAIIPLILFTTRKNLMGVLVNRWYTNVLISIVAALIILLNLFLLYQTFFGG; this is encoded by the coding sequence ATGCCACGGGAATCTGAATCAAAATCCAAACCCCGCTTACTGACCGACGACAGGGCACTGGAGGCCGCGTCGGAGATTTTGTCCGGGGAGTACAGGAAGCGTGGCCCGGCGCGCTTGTTGCCTTTCCTGGGGCCGGCTTTTATCGCCAGTGTGGCTTATGTCGACCCGGGAAATTTTGCTACCAATATCCAGGGCGGAGCTCAATTCGGCTACACGTTGCTGTGGGTGGTCGTTGCCAGCAACCTGATGGCAATGTTGATCCAGGTCCTTTCAGCCAAGCTGGGCATCGGCACCGGCCAAAACCTGGCTGAACTGTGCCGTTGCAACTTCTCTCGCCCAACGGTGATTGGAATGTGGCTATTAATGGAGGTCGTCGCCATGGCGACCGACCTTGCTGAATTCATAGGGGCTGCCGTAGGCTTTAACCTGTTGTTGGGTCTTCCATTGTGGATCGCCGGTTTTCTAACCGCTTTCGCCACTACTCTCATTCTGGGGTTGGAACGGTACGGCTTTCGTCCTCTGGAGGCGGTGATCACCTCCCTGGTCGGCGTTATTTCCATAAGTTACTTGATTGAAACCATCCTGGACAAGCCAGATTGGGGACAGGTGATGTACCATGCAGTGGTGCCACATTTTGCCGGGAATGAGAGTGTGTTGCTGGCAACGGGCATCTTGGGCGCTACGGTAATGCCACACGTAATTTTCCTGCATTCTGCACTGACGCAGGGCCGCATCGTAACGCGCGATCCGGTCCAGATGAAAAGGTTGTTCAGTTTCGAAGTAGCTGATGTCACTATCGCCATGGGAGTGGCAGGATTGATTAACGCCGCCATGCTCCTGATGGCAGCTTCAACCTTTCACGGCCACGATGTGACTAATGTGGCTACCATTGAAGAAGCCTACCTGACCCTGAACCCGCTGCTGGGATCAGCAGCAAGCTCGATTTTTGCCATCTCCTTGCTGGCCTCCGGGCTTTCGTCCTCTTCGGTGGGAACCATGTCGGGCCAGGTGGTCATGCAGGGTTTCCTCCGCCAGCAGATCCCGGTCTGGATCCGCCGTCTGGTGACTATGGTGCCTTCCTTGATAGTAATTTTGATCGGACTGGATCCTACCCGTACTCTGATTATCAGCCAGGTTATTCTCAGTTTTGGGTTGCCATTTGCCATTATCCCGTTGATCCTCTTCACTACCCGCAAGAACCTCATGGGAGTGCTGGTCAACCGTTGGTATACGAACGTTTTGATTTCAATCGTAGCTGCCTTGATCATTTTGCTTAACCTATTCTTGCTGTATCAGACGTTCTTCGGAGGCTGA
- a CDS encoding DUF2917 domain-containing protein produces the protein MWTAWTPENRIVNDLETGFLERLFRKIRAVAQRLTASDASDLSRIPLRKTVELQPGEHFAMVVSSQCRIACTAGAVWVTHQKRTCDYILEAGESLQLQRSGKVIVSGGRKDTLIRIWCS, from the coding sequence ATGTGGACAGCTTGGACACCTGAAAACCGTATCGTCAATGACCTGGAAACCGGATTTCTGGAAAGGCTGTTTCGAAAGATTCGCGCGGTCGCTCAGCGCCTGACCGCCTCGGATGCATCGGACCTTTCAAGAATACCCCTGCGCAAAACGGTTGAACTTCAGCCGGGTGAACATTTTGCCATGGTAGTCTCCTCTCAGTGCAGGATTGCCTGTACGGCGGGAGCTGTGTGGGTGACCCATCAAAAACGCACTTGTGATTACATCCTGGAAGCGGGCGAAAGCCTCCAGTTGCAGCGAAGCGGCAAGGTCATCGTTTCGGGAGGTCGGAAGGACACTTTGATTCGCATATGGTGCAGTTGA
- a CDS encoding reverse transcriptase domain-containing protein, protein MYDRAQQALHKLGLAPVAETTADKNSYGFREGRSCADAVACAFNALSKPNSAPWVLEGDIRGCFDNISFEWMLKNIPMDKAVLYKWLRAGYVENGIHYPTRKGVPQGGIISPTISNMVLDGLRKPSAVQSPAGAVPTLTATRMIFHHHRKIQKHPGRCHPAGG, encoded by the coding sequence ATGTATGACAGGGCGCAACAAGCACTTCATAAGCTGGGCCTGGCGCCCGTAGCCGAAACGACAGCCGACAAGAACTCCTACGGCTTTCGGGAAGGCAGATCGTGTGCCGATGCCGTAGCCTGTGCCTTTAATGCGCTCTCGAAGCCTAATTCGGCTCCATGGGTGCTCGAAGGAGACATCCGTGGCTGCTTCGACAACATCTCTTTTGAATGGATGTTGAAGAACATCCCCATGGACAAAGCCGTTCTTTATAAGTGGTTAAGGGCGGGATACGTGGAAAACGGCATACACTATCCCACACGCAAGGGAGTTCCCCAAGGTGGGATCATTTCTCCCACCATCTCGAATATGGTGCTTGACGGATTGAGGAAGCCGTCCGCTGTGCAGTCCCCCGCAGGTGCCGTACCAACTTTGACCGCTACGCGGATGATTTTTCATCATCACAGGAAAATCCAAAAGCATCCTGGAAGATGCCATCCAGCCGGTGGTTAA
- a CDS encoding DUF4926 domain-containing protein: protein MIRELDTVVLTRDLPEYGLSRGDIGVVVHCYKGSVAFEVEFVTGKGETVAVATLDSKDVRPMHSNEILHAREIRAA from the coding sequence GTGATTAGAGAGTTAGATACTGTGGTACTCACCCGGGATCTCCCCGAGTATGGACTGAGCCGTGGGGATATTGGTGTTGTAGTACACTGCTACAAGGGTAGTGTAGCCTTCGAGGTTGAATTTGTCACCGGTAAAGGCGAGACAGTGGCAGTTGCTACACTGGACTCAAAAGACGTTCGGCCAATGCATTCCAATGAGATCCTTCATGCTCGAGAGATCAGAGCTGCGTAG
- a CDS encoding universal stress protein: protein MYKHMIVPLDGSAWAEAILPLVVQLSRYMRARVTLLHIIEQNAPQKIHGERHLTTAAEAVVYLEQVKEKFFPFSIEVRAHVHETAVDDVAPSIVAHGAEFDGDLIAICTHGRGGLPRFIFGSLAQQVLNLGRKPVLMLYPGKLEKPEKFDPLNILVPLDGNPEHEQGFHVALQLAQIGSASLHLVMVVHTISTLPGEQTASAIRLPSTVNTMLEIHQALGLYYLQGLIRSANETGIKITMEARRGDPARVIVKAARRAGSNLIVMATHGKTSTESFWFGSLTPKVARRSHIPLLLVPVGERSNTGRDEQQGGK, encoded by the coding sequence GTGTACAAACACATGATCGTGCCGCTGGACGGATCGGCGTGGGCCGAAGCGATTTTGCCCCTGGTGGTTCAATTGTCGCGCTACATGCGGGCGCGGGTGACGCTCTTGCACATCATCGAACAAAACGCGCCACAGAAGATCCACGGAGAGCGCCATCTGACTACTGCGGCAGAGGCGGTGGTTTATTTGGAACAGGTGAAGGAAAAATTCTTCCCGTTCTCCATCGAAGTAAGAGCGCATGTCCATGAAACCGCTGTAGATGACGTCGCCCCAAGCATTGTCGCCCATGGCGCCGAGTTCGATGGAGATCTGATTGCCATCTGCACCCACGGTCGCGGCGGTCTGCCGCGATTCATTTTTGGAAGTCTCGCCCAACAGGTATTAAATTTGGGGCGCAAGCCGGTGCTGATGCTTTATCCTGGCAAGTTGGAAAAGCCGGAAAAATTCGACCCGCTGAATATACTGGTACCCCTGGATGGCAATCCGGAACACGAACAGGGTTTTCATGTGGCCTTGCAACTGGCCCAAATCGGTTCCGCTTCCCTCCATCTGGTGATGGTGGTTCACACCATTTCCACTCTTCCCGGGGAGCAGACCGCCAGCGCTATCCGCCTGCCAAGCACCGTCAACACCATGTTGGAGATCCACCAGGCGCTGGGTTTGTACTACTTGCAAGGCTTGATTCGCTCCGCCAACGAAACGGGGATAAAAATTACCATGGAAGCGCGCCGCGGCGACCCGGCGCGCGTTATTGTAAAAGCTGCCCGGCGGGCTGGCAGTAATTTGATTGTGATGGCCACACACGGCAAAACCAGCACGGAATCATTTTGGTTTGGTAGCCTGACTCCCAAAGTTGCAAGAAGGTCACATATTCCGCTGCTCTTGGTGCCGGTAGGCGAGAGGTCGAACACCGGTCGGGACGAGCAGCAGGGCGGGAAATAA
- a CDS encoding aminotransferase-like domain-containing protein, with protein sequence MKDDQYSYFVEGEDMLDRKAVAEPYRYTLVGKSILELIESGTLKPGDKIPSLRHMSTKMRVSIATVSQAYVDLESQGVIESKPKSGFYVRSNFKRLPLPDLRQGSRIEPREVNRSELIRTVKELVGRRDMLPFSVACPDDSLLPVRELSKIMASVLRDSPSCAIGYETVRGNAELRKQIALHCMDAGATVMPDDIIITSGAMEAISTAIRCITRPGDIVLIQSPTFYCFLQLLDTLGLRAIEIPSRPEGGILPADVAGVINQFDVRACIFNFNFSNPDGSLLPVEAKKEIVDLLAEKSIPLIEDDVSGDLYFGPDRPQVCKKFDKRGLVMLCSSFSKTISPGYRVGWLVPGKFYEKAQDIKTTSSICTASPSQMAIAEFLRTGKYDRHLRRLRAAIEKQMQAMQLCVSRYFPPETKVTRPRGGLALWIELPQYADSRDYFYQARAEGIGVVPGLIFSSQDKYKNFIRLTCNGTWSEEIEAGIRKLGKLAGKNGVSP encoded by the coding sequence ATGAAAGACGACCAGTACAGTTATTTCGTAGAGGGGGAAGACATGTTGGATCGAAAGGCGGTAGCGGAACCCTATCGCTACACTCTGGTGGGGAAAAGCATTCTGGAACTCATCGAGTCGGGAACGCTGAAACCGGGAGATAAAATCCCTTCACTCAGGCACATGAGCACCAAAATGCGGGTGAGCATCGCCACGGTTTCCCAGGCCTATGTGGACCTGGAAAGCCAGGGAGTGATCGAATCCAAACCCAAGTCCGGCTTTTATGTGCGGTCCAATTTCAAGAGGCTTCCGCTGCCGGATCTCCGGCAAGGCTCCCGCATCGAACCGAGGGAAGTGAACCGGAGCGAACTCATCCGGACCGTAAAAGAGCTGGTGGGCCGAAGGGATATGCTGCCCTTCAGTGTGGCCTGCCCGGACGACTCGTTGCTTCCCGTGCGAGAACTCAGCAAGATCATGGCATCGGTCCTGAGGGATTCCCCCAGCTGCGCCATCGGCTACGAGACCGTTCGCGGCAACGCGGAACTGAGAAAGCAAATTGCCTTGCACTGCATGGACGCCGGAGCCACGGTCATGCCGGACGACATCATCATCACGTCTGGAGCCATGGAAGCCATATCCACAGCCATCCGCTGCATCACCCGGCCGGGCGATATCGTCCTGATCCAATCCCCCACATTCTATTGTTTCCTGCAGCTCCTGGACACCCTCGGGCTCAGAGCCATTGAAATCCCCTCACGCCCTGAAGGCGGTATTCTGCCCGCTGATGTCGCCGGCGTCATCAACCAGTTCGACGTGCGGGCCTGCATTTTCAATTTCAACTTCAGCAACCCGGATGGAAGCCTTCTCCCCGTCGAAGCAAAAAAGGAGATTGTGGATCTGCTGGCGGAAAAATCCATTCCCCTCATCGAAGACGATGTCTCGGGAGACCTTTACTTCGGCCCCGATCGCCCACAGGTTTGCAAGAAATTCGACAAGAGGGGCCTTGTGATGCTCTGTTCCTCCTTTTCCAAGACCATATCCCCGGGATACCGTGTGGGGTGGCTGGTGCCCGGAAAATTCTACGAGAAGGCCCAGGACATCAAGACCACTTCCAGCATTTGCACGGCCAGCCCCTCACAGATGGCCATCGCCGAATTCCTGAGAACCGGCAAGTATGACCGGCACCTGCGGAGGCTTCGAGCCGCCATAGAAAAGCAAATGCAGGCCATGCAGCTGTGCGTGAGCCGATATTTTCCCCCGGAAACGAAGGTCACACGGCCTCGGGGTGGATTGGCCCTGTGGATTGAATTGCCCCAGTATGCCGATTCCAGGGACTATTTCTATCAAGCCAGAGCGGAAGGCATCGGAGTGGTGCCGGGACTGATTTTTTCTTCTCAGGACAAGTACAAGAATTTCATACGGCTGACCTGCAACGGGACCTGGAGCGAAGAAATCGAAGCGGGAATCCGGAAGCTAGGGAAACTTGCTGGAAAGAACGGGGTCAGCCCTTGA